The genomic segment TGGGATGAAAACTCACAAAGACGCCATTCCCATTTGTCGCTGCCCAGAGGTAGTTATCCGCATCGATTTTCAGTTCGAAAACATTCTGATTCAAAAGCCCTTCGTGGGAAAGGTCGTCCCAACTGCTCCCTCCATTGGTAGAATACATCACGCCATTAGACGTAGCGGCATACAGTCTTCCTTGCGTATTGGACACAATCGAGTATGTCGGCAACGTTATGGGCAACGGCAGCCATGTCAATCCTTGATCGAGTGAACGCGAAACCCCTTGCGATGTTCCCGCAAAGAGCACACCGAGCGAACTCATCGAGATTTCATGGATGTAGTTTCCGGTTAATCCGGTTGCTGTCCAATTCCTGCCATCTTCGAGCATTCGGTAAAGCCCATTGGCGGTGCCGATATTCACGATCCAACTTTCCGGAATCAGGGTGGGGGTGACGTGAATACTGGTGATCGTTTCGGTAGGTCTCGTTGTAAACTGCGTCCATGTTAGTCCGTTGTCGGTGCTTCGATACAGGAAATTCGTTGTCCCTGCGTACACGTTGCTCATCGGGGCGCACGCCAATGACCGCACCATCTCGTCATCAAGTGCAATAGTCGACCATTCGCCACCATTATTGGTCGAACGGATAATTCCCGTATATGCACCCACCAATAATTCGCCATTGCTGCCAATTGTCATGCTACGAAACACCGAATGGGTAACAGCCGCCGACCGGCTCACCCATCGGAACGTTGCAGGAGCTAATTGAAATACTTGTCCGCTGCTACAGGCATAATAGTCCATGCCTCGAAAGGCAATAGTATGAACACTCGTGCAGGTTAAACCGTTATTCACCGGATTCCAGTTGCTTGCCTGCAACCTATAAACCCCGATATCGAAAACTCCAGCAAAAATGACATCATTGTCGATAGTGATGAGACTCGATACACCCCGGTTTGATAATCCGCTCAAAAATAGTTGGTTATTCAGCAAGCGATACACCCCATTGCTTGTAGCGATGTAAAGCGTTCCGTTGGGTGTTGTTGCGATAGTATAGAGATAATCGGTTATGTTACCCAATTCACTCCATGTTTGCCCGTTGTTCGTGGATTGGAACACCCCGGTTCCCCCAGCGTAGATTGTCGTTCCCGAAAAGGCAAAACAACTGATTTCGTCGTTTTGAAATGAGCCAACCGATGTCCAGTTATCGCCATGATTGGTCGAACGATAGACACCACCAAAGGCGCCGATATACAGATCTCCATTCGGCGCAATCGATAAACCACCTGCGATCTCGGTTGATAGCCCATTGTTGATTGGAGTCCAGCTATCTCCGTTATTAGCTGAGCGATAGCACACGACGTCATTCATCCCGGGAGCGGTTTGTGCATAGAGATTGCGTGTCCCCGGATCGAAACAGATTTGCTGTATCCACGGTTCCAGAATCCCTTGTTGTGCGCGCGTCCAGGTACTATCGGCGTTATAGCGAAAAAGACCGTCACCTCCCAATACGACAAAGATTTGTCCAGAATCGTTCACTGTCATTGTGTGGATGGTACTGCCCATAAACTCGAAGGGCCCCCAATGGTCACCTTGATCCGTTGACCGATATATGCCGCCACCACTCGTTCCGGCATAGAGTTGTCCATTCGCGGCGAGAAAGCAATTCACATCGCCCCCTTCGGGCCCGTTGGTACCGTTCCAGTATGGTTGTGCCAGTGCGGAAAGACATATTGCAAGCGGTAAAACAACGAGAAGACTAAAAGATCGTAGAAACATCATTGCCTCCTGTTCTCTGGTGTGTATCTCGCCAATAACTGAGTTTATTGTGGAAATTTCCATAAGACAAGTAAAAGAGAGTTCGATTTGAAAATTCTTGCTTCTTTTGCGAAATTAGGGAACGCTTGTTTTGGCGGTTGCGCTGACAAAAAAAACGGGCTTGGAAGCCCGTAACCACCATTGTCGGGCGTGTCGCAATACAGGCGGGGACGCCTGTAACCACCATTGTTGTTGCTGCTTGAGAGGAAGTCGGACAAGAATGTCCGACGTACGGAAGAAAAGGAGAGAGAAAGAAAATGTCAAAAGTTACCCGCGAGGAAGTCCTCGCCATCTGGCCGGAAATCGATTGGATCAAAGATGCGACGTTGCGCGCCAAGACGCTTGACGCTTGGGTCTATGCCATCGAAAACAGCGTACTCACTCCGAGCGATTTAGAGACGATTCCGTTCTCCCTCCTGATCAAAACCCATGTTTCGTTCATGAACCATAAACGAACCTGCGTCCAGCTCGCGGTCGATATGGCGAACACGATGCAAAAGAATTTCGGAGACGCTATCAAAATCGATATGGATGTACTCATCTCCGGTGCGATTCTCATCGATGTCGGCAAACTGATTGAGTATGACATGAAGGATGGGAAACTCGTCACCAGTGAAGCAGGGAAACTGGTTCGGCACCCGTTCAGCGGCGTCGCGATTGCCGACCGCTTTGGACTGCCGCCAACCGTTTTGCATATCATCGGCACCCACTCGAAAGAGGGGGACTTCGGAATGCGTACGACGGAATCGATTATCGTCCATCACGCCGATTTCGTCTCGTTTGAACCGTTCAAATAGGTTCGTGGCCGCGACATTATTGTCGCGGATGGTGTAGGGTGAAGGGTGTAATGTGTAGGGGTTTGATTCATCAAGCCCGCCCCTTACATGGTGGTTACGGGCTTCCAAGCCCGTTCAATGTACCGTACGTTGGACATTCTTGTCCAACGGGCGTGATGTAAGAAGGACAATTCCCGGATAGACCGGAGTGTCTGTCCTACTGCTATCGGGTTCGATGAACCCAACGCATCTTCAGCGTTGGCTCACAAACGCCGTTAATTTCTTTTGTTCGAGTTTGTAATCGAACCCCTACAAAAAATGGAAAAAGAATATGTCGCAAAATCTCATCGAAAAAATCGCGCAG from the bacterium genome contains:
- a CDS encoding T9SS type A sorting domain-containing protein — protein: MMFLRSFSLLVVLPLAICLSALAQPYWNGTNGPEGGDVNCFLAANGQLYAGTSGGGIYRSTDQGDHWGPFEFMGSTIHTMTVNDSGQIFVVLGGDGLFRYNADSTWTRAQQGILEPWIQQICFDPGTRNLYAQTAPGMNDVVCYRSANNGDSWTPINNGLSTEIAGGLSIAPNGDLYIGAFGGVYRSTNHGDNWTSVGSFQNDEISCFAFSGTTIYAGGTGVFQSTNNGQTWSELGNITDYLYTIATTPNGTLYIATSNGVYRLLNNQLFLSGLSNRGVSSLITIDNDVIFAGVFDIGVYRLQASNWNPVNNGLTCTSVHTIAFRGMDYYACSSGQVFQLAPATFRWVSRSAAVTHSVFRSMTIGSNGELLVGAYTGIIRSTNNGGEWSTIALDDEMVRSLACAPMSNVYAGTTNFLYRSTDNGLTWTQFTTRPTETITSIHVTPTLIPESWIVNIGTANGLYRMLEDGRNWTATGLTGNYIHEISMSSLGVLFAGTSQGVSRSLDQGLTWLPLPITLPTYSIVSNTQGRLYAATSNGVMYSTNGGSSWDDLSHEGLLNQNVFELKIDADNYLWAATNGNGVFVSFHPTNDVREPITFVPAELRLHQNYPNPFNATTTISYSLPTVSNVDLSIFDVNGRLVEQLLSGKQPAGLHSVNWQANNKASGRYFYRVMVNGQEQTRSLMLIK
- a CDS encoding HDIG domain-containing protein, which codes for MSKVTREEVLAIWPEIDWIKDATLRAKTLDAWVYAIENSVLTPSDLETIPFSLLIKTHVSFMNHKRTCVQLAVDMANTMQKNFGDAIKIDMDVLISGAILIDVGKLIEYDMKDGKLVTSEAGKLVRHPFSGVAIADRFGLPPTVLHIIGTHSKEGDFGMRTTESIIVHHADFVSFEPFK